From a single Halobellus ruber genomic region:
- a CDS encoding DUF7122 family protein — protein sequence MSDPDDGSGDGDSEPESDGTPPENDSHRFDRLPATADDRVVPGRPTRKEVIEWWDDRYGIPPATWDDHTFWERGNGKVWAFAGDVPSPVDAEGLGLRILRARQEHWKPSTNAVQRFGPAATRNVVVLDREEAARFARGDDQDLPRWDGDWGYVITAHEIAGGIEPVGVGLYLHGELRSTVPKGRRENLES from the coding sequence GTGAGCGATCCCGACGACGGCTCCGGGGACGGCGACTCGGAACCCGAAAGCGACGGCACGCCCCCCGAGAACGACAGCCACCGGTTCGACCGGCTGCCGGCGACGGCCGACGACCGGGTGGTTCCCGGCCGGCCCACTCGAAAGGAGGTCATCGAGTGGTGGGACGACCGGTACGGGATTCCGCCGGCGACGTGGGACGACCACACCTTCTGGGAGCGGGGCAACGGCAAAGTCTGGGCGTTCGCGGGCGACGTTCCCTCCCCGGTCGACGCCGAGGGGCTGGGACTGCGGATCCTCCGTGCCCGCCAGGAGCACTGGAAGCCCTCAACCAACGCCGTCCAGCGGTTCGGTCCGGCGGCGACCCGGAACGTCGTCGTCCTCGACCGCGAGGAGGCCGCCCGGTTCGCCCGCGGCGACGATCAGGACCTCCCGCGGTGGGACGGCGACTGGGGGTACGTGATCACCGCTCACGAGATCGCGGGCGGAATCGAGCCGGTCGGCGTCGGGCTGTACCTCCACGGCGAACTCCGCTCGACCGTTCCGAAGGGGCGGCGCGAGAACCTGGAGTCGTAG
- a CDS encoding pyridoxal phosphate-dependent aminotransferase, which produces MTKFSERVEEVSISGIREVFEAAGEDAINLGLGQPDFAAPAHAREAAAAAIREGLADGYTENKGMESLREAVADKHARDQGVDVDPADVIATAGGSEALHIVMEAHLDPGDEVLIPDPGFVSYDALTRLAGGTPVPVPLRDDLTLDPAAVEAAITDDTAAFVLNSPGNPTGAVSPPEDVREFARIADDHDVLCISDEVYEYTVFDGEFRSPLEFADRDNVVVVNSASKLYSMTGWRLGWVTAAPDRIERMLRVHQYAQACAAAPSQFAAEAALTGPQDLVTEMTDSFRRRRDLVVEGLCDIGLDVPTPGGAFYCMPEVPEGFVDECLERGVIVVPGEAFGEGGRGKARLSYATDEASLEEALEIMADAYDAVTD; this is translated from the coding sequence ATGACGAAGTTCTCCGAGCGCGTCGAGGAAGTGTCGATCAGCGGGATCCGCGAGGTGTTCGAGGCCGCCGGCGAGGACGCGATCAACCTCGGGCTCGGCCAACCGGACTTCGCGGCCCCGGCCCACGCCCGCGAGGCGGCCGCGGCGGCGATTCGCGAGGGCCTCGCCGACGGCTACACCGAAAACAAGGGGATGGAATCCCTCCGGGAGGCCGTCGCCGACAAGCACGCCCGCGACCAGGGCGTCGACGTCGACCCCGCGGACGTGATCGCCACCGCCGGCGGGTCGGAGGCGCTCCACATCGTGATGGAGGCTCACCTCGACCCCGGCGACGAGGTGTTGATCCCGGATCCAGGGTTCGTCTCCTACGACGCCCTGACGCGGCTCGCGGGCGGGACGCCCGTTCCGGTCCCGCTCCGCGACGACCTCACGCTCGATCCCGCGGCGGTCGAGGCCGCGATCACCGACGACACCGCGGCGTTCGTCCTCAACAGCCCCGGCAACCCCACCGGCGCGGTGTCGCCGCCCGAGGACGTCCGCGAGTTCGCCCGGATCGCCGACGACCACGACGTGCTCTGCATCTCCGACGAGGTTTACGAGTACACGGTCTTCGACGGCGAGTTCCGGTCGCCGCTGGAGTTCGCCGACCGCGACAACGTCGTGGTCGTCAACTCCGCGTCGAAGCTCTACTCGATGACGGGGTGGCGGCTCGGGTGGGTCACGGCCGCGCCCGACCGGATCGAGCGGATGCTCCGCGTCCACCAGTACGCCCAGGCGTGCGCGGCCGCGCCCTCGCAGTTCGCCGCGGAGGCGGCGCTCACCGGCCCGCAGGACCTCGTGACCGAGATGACCGACTCCTTCCGGCGGCGACGCGACCTCGTCGTCGAGGGGCTCTGCGACATCGGCCTCGACGTGCCGACGCCCGGCGGCGCGTTCTACTGTATGCCCGAAGTTCCCGAGGGGTTCGTCGACGAGTGCCTGGAGCGCGGCGTGATCGTCGTTCCGGGGGAAGCGTTCGGCGAGGGCGGCCGCGGGAAGGCGCGGCTCTCGTATGCGACCGACGAGGCGTCCCTGGAGGAAGCGCTCGAAATTATGGCCGACGCCTACGACGCGGTGACGGACTGA
- a CDS encoding nucleotide exchange factor GrpE — translation MSEESSERRANPATADDDATPDGTDSDVDQDGQVGDEEAATTPEDTDESAGSPADDTDLASRVEEYDADLAGEVAAVESRLAEAESELEAKDERIDELEDALARSKADFKNYKKRAKRREEEIRERATEDFVGRIVSVRDNLVRALEQEEGADIRPGVESTVEEFDRILAEENVSEISPEIGADVDPTRHEVLMRVDADQPEGTVAEVYRPGYEMAGSVIREAQVTVSEGGSDDGDADDGNES, via the coding sequence ATGAGCGAAGAGTCCTCCGAGCGCCGAGCGAACCCCGCGACAGCCGACGACGACGCAACGCCGGACGGGACCGACAGCGACGTCGACCAGGACGGGCAGGTCGGCGACGAGGAGGCAGCAACGACCCCGGAGGACACAGACGAGTCCGCGGGATCCCCCGCAGACGACACCGACCTCGCGTCCCGGGTCGAGGAGTACGACGCGGACCTGGCCGGGGAGGTCGCGGCGGTTGAGTCACGGCTCGCCGAGGCCGAATCCGAACTCGAAGCGAAGGACGAACGGATCGATGAGTTGGAGGACGCCCTCGCCCGCTCGAAGGCCGACTTCAAGAACTACAAGAAGCGCGCGAAGCGCCGCGAGGAGGAGATCCGGGAGCGCGCGACCGAGGACTTCGTCGGGCGCATCGTGAGCGTCCGCGATAACCTCGTCCGGGCGCTCGAGCAGGAGGAGGGCGCCGACATCCGGCCGGGCGTCGAGTCCACCGTCGAGGAGTTCGACCGGATCCTCGCCGAGGAGAACGTCTCGGAGATCAGCCCCGAAATCGGGGCGGACGTCGACCCGACCCGTCACGAGGTGTTGATGCGCGTCGACGCCGACCAACCGGAGGGGACCGTCGCCGAGGTCTACCGCCCGGGTTACGAGATGGCCGGGTCGGTGATCCGGGAGGCGCAGGTGACCGTGAGCGAGGGCGGCAGCGACGACGGGGACGCGGACGACGGCAACGAGTCCTGA
- a CDS encoding DUF790 family protein: MLRKDLLRVSRAGGGYHPQFADRSHRPLAARAIGVFQGHVDEPRGRLDAALEDLEADADDFKLVRGFAALLERDATFETRAALPPERVRRTVFEAAESVGGVVDDGDRAAALATAADRLGTDVDAVEASLYADRDVNEVLSSFDPRWDPDELLEQYNLSLAQTVLFDATEVRIRSSDPKRLVSAVKRLGLLYEIRRRGDGAERELVVTGPDALFRRTRRYGTAFARLLRSLAEAPEWSLEATIDDRGTDRELHLGPDDVSVPGVEPVAEPTYDSGVEADFARRFANLNLDWELSREPEALAAGARAMIPDFAFDYRPGGTAPDAPALRVFFEVMGFWTPAYVEKKLDQFGSIDDDIELLVAVDESLGVGEEIADLDHRVVTYSGRVRVKDVVDALRAYEDDLVEAAAASLPAELVPEADVIGLESLAADHGVSVDALESVAFPDHERVGRTLIRPAVLDAVDAELDAGLSLSAAESVLEGYGIDDASATLSRLDYRVEWEGLGGGTLAEK; encoded by the coding sequence GTGCTCCGGAAGGACCTCCTCCGCGTTTCTCGGGCGGGCGGCGGCTACCACCCGCAGTTCGCCGACCGGAGCCACCGCCCGCTCGCGGCCCGGGCGATCGGCGTCTTCCAGGGCCACGTCGACGAGCCGCGGGGCCGACTCGACGCGGCGCTGGAAGATCTGGAGGCCGACGCCGACGACTTCAAGCTAGTTCGGGGGTTCGCCGCGCTGCTGGAGCGGGACGCCACCTTCGAGACGCGCGCGGCGCTGCCACCCGAGCGCGTCCGGCGGACGGTCTTCGAGGCCGCCGAGTCGGTCGGGGGCGTCGTCGACGACGGCGACAGGGCGGCCGCGCTCGCGACCGCGGCCGACCGGCTCGGGACCGACGTCGACGCCGTGGAGGCGTCGCTGTACGCCGACCGCGATGTCAACGAGGTGCTGTCGTCGTTCGACCCGCGGTGGGATCCCGACGAGTTGCTCGAACAGTACAACCTCTCGCTGGCGCAGACCGTGCTGTTCGACGCGACCGAGGTCCGGATCCGGAGCTCGGACCCAAAGCGACTGGTGTCGGCGGTCAAGCGGCTCGGCCTGCTCTACGAGATCCGACGGCGTGGCGACGGGGCGGAGCGGGAACTCGTCGTCACCGGCCCCGACGCGCTCTTCCGGCGGACGCGGCGGTACGGAACCGCCTTCGCACGGTTGCTCCGAAGCCTCGCCGAGGCGCCGGAGTGGTCGCTCGAAGCGACGATCGACGACCGCGGGACCGACCGCGAACTCCACCTCGGCCCCGATGACGTGTCGGTTCCGGGGGTCGAACCGGTCGCGGAGCCGACCTACGACAGCGGGGTCGAGGCCGACTTCGCCCGGCGCTTCGCGAACCTGAACCTCGACTGGGAACTCTCGCGGGAGCCGGAGGCGCTCGCCGCCGGCGCCCGCGCGATGATCCCCGATTTCGCGTTCGACTACCGACCCGGCGGAACTGCACCCGACGCCCCGGCGCTCCGCGTCTTCTTCGAGGTGATGGGCTTCTGGACCCCGGCGTACGTCGAGAAGAAACTCGACCAGTTCGGGAGCATCGACGACGACATCGAACTGCTCGTCGCGGTCGACGAATCCCTCGGTGTCGGCGAGGAGATCGCGGACCTCGACCACCGCGTGGTCACCTACAGTGGTCGGGTGCGGGTGAAAGACGTCGTCGACGCACTCCGGGCGTACGAGGACGATTTAGTGGAAGCGGCCGCGGCGTCGCTGCCGGCCGAACTCGTCCCCGAGGCCGACGTGATCGGGCTCGAATCGCTGGCGGCCGACCACGGCGTGAGCGTCGACGCCCTCGAATCGGTAGCGTTCCCCGACCACGAGCGGGTCGGCCGAACGCTGATCCGACCCGCCGTGCTCGACGCCGTCGACGCTGAACTCGACGCGGGACTGTCGCTGTCGGCGGCGGAATCGGTCCTCGAGGGGTACGGCATCGACGACGCCTCCGCGACCCTGTCGCGGCTGGACTACCGGGTCGAGTGGGAGGGGCTCGGCGGCGGGACGCTCGCCGAAAAGTGA
- a CDS encoding DUF4349 domain-containing protein codes for MVSKRTLSMAALAVLVVLAGCGGAGSAGGGGGDGGAGYEQATGVEAEATAAPTREPAAKVDSGGSAGDGGGAAIRDDRAIIRTGTVVVEVDDFSSARSNLTTSVEEYGGYVSDSRQNRREIDNETWIRGEVVLRVPSENFDALVDDARALGEVESIETNSRDVTDQLVDIEARLENLRAERDRLRTLYDRANTTEDVLAVQRELSDVQQEIERLEARQQSLQNQVAFSTLTVRLEEPRPTPDRVAPDRWYDTPILSALLQSIDGVAVVARALVVGFAYALPYLVAFGIPVALVGGALLRYGRRFRRGGREPE; via the coding sequence ATGGTCTCGAAACGAACGCTCTCGATGGCTGCACTCGCCGTGCTCGTGGTCCTCGCCGGCTGCGGCGGCGCCGGCAGCGCGGGCGGCGGGGGCGGCGACGGCGGCGCGGGGTACGAACAGGCAACTGGCGTCGAGGCCGAGGCGACGGCCGCTCCGACCCGGGAACCGGCCGCGAAGGTGGACAGCGGCGGCTCCGCCGGCGACGGGGGTGGCGCCGCGATCAGGGACGACCGCGCAATCATCCGCACCGGTACCGTCGTCGTCGAGGTCGACGACTTCTCGTCGGCGCGGTCGAACCTGACCACCTCGGTCGAGGAGTACGGCGGCTACGTGAGCGACAGCCGCCAGAACCGCCGGGAGATCGACAACGAAACCTGGATCCGCGGGGAGGTGGTCCTCCGCGTCCCCAGCGAGAACTTCGACGCCCTCGTCGACGACGCGCGGGCGCTCGGCGAGGTCGAATCCATCGAGACCAACTCGCGGGACGTGACCGACCAACTGGTCGACATCGAGGCGCGCCTGGAGAACCTCCGCGCCGAGCGCGACCGGCTCCGGACGCTCTACGACCGCGCCAACACCACCGAGGACGTCCTCGCAGTGCAGCGTGAACTCTCCGACGTTCAACAGGAGATCGAACGGCTGGAGGCGAGACAGCAGTCCCTGCAGAACCAGGTTGCGTTCTCGACGTTGACGGTCCGGCTGGAGGAGCCGCGGCCGACGCCCGACCGTGTCGCGCCCGACCGGTGGTACGACACGCCGATCCTCTCGGCGCTGCTGCAGTCGATCGACGGCGTCGCAGTCGTCGCTCGCGCGCTGGTGGTCGGGTTCGCGTACGCGCTGCCGTACCTCGTCGCCTTCGGGATCCCGGTCGCGCTCGTTGGCGGCGCCCTGCTGCGGTACGGCCGCCGGTTCCGTCGGGGCGGTCGGGAGCCGGAGTGA
- a CDS encoding transcriptional initiation protein Tat — MRRRTAIRGCLAGAATALAGCVGRLPRATGPRNPPDAPADQPRRTPDRPALTVATFDFEADDDGRLRVFGTVENRGDARRIGTVRVAVDVDGEAFVREISVTVDSGATAEWAVSFDVAYDRFASGGGISVSVD, encoded by the coding sequence ATGCGGCGACGCACCGCGATCCGCGGCTGTCTGGCGGGGGCGGCGACGGCACTCGCCGGTTGCGTCGGGCGACTCCCGCGAGCGACGGGGCCGCGGAACCCGCCGGACGCGCCGGCCGACCAGCCCAGACGGACGCCGGACCGCCCCGCTCTGACGGTCGCCACCTTCGATTTCGAGGCCGACGACGACGGCAGACTCCGGGTGTTTGGAACGGTCGAGAACCGCGGCGACGCCCGCCGGATCGGGACCGTCCGCGTCGCGGTCGACGTCGACGGCGAGGCGTTCGTCCGGGAGATATCGGTCACTGTCGACAGCGGCGCCACGGCCGAGTGGGCCGTCAGCTTCGACGTTGCGTACGACCGCTTCGCAAGCGGTGGCGGGATCAGCGTCTCAGTCGACTGA
- a CDS encoding redox-regulated ATPase YchF: MLSLALAGKPNAGKSTFYKAATMADVDVGNYPFTTIDPNRGVTHARARCPCLDREERCGNCEDGIRYVPVELLDVAGLVPGAHEGRGLGNQFLDALTDADAILSVVDAAGETDAEGEPLEVGAFDPLEEADFVEEELEQWLAGIIEKNWETVVRKSRSPDFDIDDALTEMLTGFGATVYDVAASLRAVEYPEDPQQWTDDDRERLARDVRDRTKPIVLVANKADVAPEGNVDRLREGTDVPVVAATADGELALRTAADAGVIEYHPGDPDFDVEGDLSDAQRDGLETIREVMTGNDGTGVQAAIDAAVYDTLDMITVYPVQNETRWTDGSGETLPDAVLLSRGSTPKDLAYAVHSDIGDGYLHAVDARSDRRIGEDHELEEGDVVKVVSTAN, encoded by the coding sequence ATGCTCTCCCTGGCGCTCGCGGGGAAACCCAACGCGGGCAAGTCTACCTTCTACAAGGCGGCGACGATGGCCGACGTCGACGTGGGAAACTACCCGTTCACCACCATCGACCCGAACCGCGGCGTGACCCACGCCCGGGCCCGGTGTCCGTGTCTCGACCGCGAGGAACGGTGCGGCAACTGCGAGGACGGCATCCGGTACGTGCCGGTCGAACTCCTCGACGTCGCCGGGTTGGTCCCCGGCGCCCACGAGGGCCGCGGCCTGGGCAACCAGTTCCTCGACGCCCTGACCGACGCCGACGCCATCCTCTCGGTGGTCGACGCCGCCGGGGAGACCGACGCCGAGGGCGAACCCCTCGAGGTCGGCGCCTTCGATCCGCTCGAGGAGGCCGATTTCGTCGAGGAGGAACTCGAACAGTGGCTCGCGGGGATCATCGAGAAGAACTGGGAAACCGTCGTCCGAAAGTCCCGGTCGCCGGACTTCGACATCGACGACGCCCTCACCGAGATGTTGACCGGGTTCGGCGCCACCGTCTACGACGTCGCGGCGTCGCTGCGGGCGGTGGAGTACCCCGAGGACCCCCAGCAGTGGACCGACGACGACCGCGAACGGCTGGCGCGGGACGTCCGCGACCGTACGAAACCGATCGTCCTGGTCGCGAACAAGGCGGATGTCGCACCGGAGGGCAACGTCGACCGACTGCGCGAGGGGACCGACGTACCGGTGGTGGCGGCGACCGCCGACGGCGAACTCGCCTTGCGGACCGCCGCCGACGCCGGCGTGATCGAGTACCACCCGGGCGATCCGGACTTCGACGTGGAAGGCGACCTCTCCGACGCCCAACGCGACGGCCTCGAAACGATCCGCGAGGTGATGACCGGGAACGACGGTACCGGCGTCCAAGCCGCCATCGACGCTGCGGTCTACGACACCCTCGATATGATCACCGTCTACCCCGTTCAAAACGAGACCCGGTGGACTGACGGGAGCGGGGAGACCCTCCCCGACGCCGTTCTCCTGTCTCGGGGGTCGACGCCGAAGGACCTCGCCTACGCCGTCCACTCCGACATCGGCGACGGCTACCTCCACGCGGTCGACGCGCGGTCGGACCGCCGGATCGGCGAGGACCACGAACTCGAGGAGGGCGACGTCGTGAAAGTCGTGAGTACCGCGAACTGA
- a CDS encoding DUF7260 family protein, with the protein MSTTAVRTGTASRSVVDALQSRLDAERRAVTEEMDAFDAFLDRLGSVDPGRPAPAAGLDAFDRRSGGAGLDAVRSAYEDTVMSVTHYDEEYGDTYRQSVVEEFGPEIGVALTEGPCLHPHLKRMVTEKAQQCRAERERFLEILETEVESVEAVGGGVREIRSELPEFDPDPPSTQGFGALEAEWRRLDRLEEEIDQFAADRQRAIIRQRRSFALPTAAPDVPTYLYGEFDDEYPLLSVCVDLRERVRTRKSGRERKLAGG; encoded by the coding sequence ATGTCCACTACGGCCGTTCGGACGGGGACGGCATCGCGGTCGGTCGTCGACGCCCTCCAGTCGCGTCTCGACGCGGAACGGCGCGCCGTCACCGAGGAGATGGACGCCTTCGACGCGTTTCTGGACCGTCTCGGGTCCGTCGATCCGGGTCGGCCCGCGCCCGCCGCCGGCCTCGACGCGTTCGACCGTCGCAGCGGCGGTGCCGGCCTCGATGCGGTCAGATCGGCGTACGAGGATACCGTGATGTCAGTCACGCACTACGACGAGGAGTACGGAGACACCTACCGGCAGAGCGTCGTCGAGGAGTTCGGCCCCGAGATCGGCGTCGCACTGACCGAGGGCCCGTGTCTCCACCCGCATCTCAAACGGATGGTAACGGAGAAGGCCCAGCAGTGCCGGGCCGAGCGGGAGCGGTTCCTCGAAATACTCGAAACCGAGGTCGAGTCCGTCGAGGCGGTCGGAGGCGGGGTTCGGGAGATCCGGTCGGAACTCCCCGAGTTCGACCCCGATCCGCCGTCCACCCAGGGGTTCGGCGCGCTCGAAGCCGAGTGGCGTCGGCTCGACCGCTTGGAGGAGGAGATCGACCAGTTCGCGGCCGATCGCCAGCGGGCGATCATCCGCCAGCGGCGGTCGTTCGCGCTGCCGACGGCGGCGCCGGACGTGCCGACCTACCTCTACGGGGAGTTCGACGACGAGTACCCGCTGCTGTCGGTCTGTGTCGACCTTCGCGAGCGGGTTCGGACGCGGAAGTCCGGGCGGGAACGGAAGCTCGCGGGGGGGTGA
- a CDS encoding proteasome assembly chaperone family protein, whose amino-acid sequence MTNVAVQEDVDLTDPSLIEGFPGVGLVGKIAADHLVGEFDMTHHANVYCDSLPKVAVYRDGDAELQPPVRIYADADHDLLVLQSDVPVGPEAAEQLAACLAGWYDDSSVTPIYLSGIPEEKEDAPPALYGLGVGSGVDAVSEAGIDAPDEAGLVSGPTGVLLSDAVETGRTAVGLVVESDPRFPDPEAARVLIKDGIEPLTGVDVPVDHLVERTEQIRQAKERLAKRMQDAGEESTQARPIGMYQ is encoded by the coding sequence ATGACAAACGTCGCGGTGCAGGAGGACGTCGACCTGACGGATCCATCGCTGATCGAGGGGTTCCCGGGCGTCGGGCTCGTGGGGAAGATCGCCGCCGACCACCTGGTCGGGGAGTTCGATATGACCCACCACGCGAACGTCTACTGCGACTCGCTCCCGAAGGTCGCGGTCTACCGGGATGGCGACGCCGAACTCCAGCCGCCCGTCCGGATCTACGCGGACGCCGACCACGACCTTCTGGTGCTCCAGAGCGATGTGCCGGTGGGTCCTGAGGCGGCCGAACAACTCGCGGCGTGTCTCGCCGGATGGTACGACGACAGTTCGGTGACGCCGATCTACCTTTCGGGGATCCCCGAGGAGAAGGAGGATGCGCCGCCGGCGCTGTACGGTCTCGGAGTCGGGTCGGGCGTCGACGCCGTGTCCGAGGCCGGCATCGACGCGCCCGACGAGGCCGGACTGGTTTCCGGGCCGACCGGGGTACTCCTGAGCGACGCCGTCGAGACCGGCCGAACCGCCGTCGGCCTCGTCGTCGAGTCGGACCCGCGGTTCCCGGATCCGGAGGCGGCCCGCGTGCTGATCAAAGACGGGATCGAACCGCTCACGGGCGTCGACGTGCCCGTCGATCACCTGGTCGAACGGACCGAGCAGATCCGCCAGGCCAAAGAGCGGCTCGCAAAGCGGATGCAGGACGCAGGCGAAGAGAGCACGCAGGCGCGGCCGATCGGGATGTACCAGTAG
- a CDS encoding DEAD/DEAH box helicase family protein, whose protein sequence is MLTLRYEDGTIRLEGLDESDATVASLPGAAWDDRGLVARAPAWRYADLRDALADRGVEFEDRVASPDAERLSLSHAYDLRPYQEEAVSSWREQGDRGVVELPTGAGKTVLAVDAIAALGVPTLVVVPTIDLLDQWRRELETEFDVAVGQFGGGEQTGGPITVSTYDSAYLRAEDVGGDFGFVVFDEVHHLGGEGYRDAARLVAAPARLGLTATFERPDGAHEVVAELVGPKVYSADVDDLAGEHLADYEIRRVEVALDPEERAAYEEAQGTFVDYLKRSNLSLRSGSDYRKLVMRSGTDPEAREALLAKQRARRIMMNADAKVERLGRLLDRHREDRVIVFTAHTDLVYRLSERYLLPAITSETGAAERREILERFREGTYSRVVTANVLDEGVDVPDANVAVVLAGSGSEREFTQRLGRILRPKADGGRALLYEVVSEETAEERVADRRR, encoded by the coding sequence GTGCTCACCCTGCGGTACGAGGACGGCACGATCCGGCTCGAGGGGCTCGACGAGTCGGACGCGACCGTCGCGTCGCTGCCGGGCGCGGCGTGGGACGACCGGGGGCTCGTCGCCCGCGCGCCCGCCTGGCGGTACGCCGACCTCCGCGACGCGCTCGCGGACCGCGGGGTGGAGTTCGAGGATCGGGTCGCCAGCCCGGACGCCGAGCGCCTGTCGCTGTCACACGCGTACGACCTCCGGCCGTACCAGGAGGAGGCGGTTTCGTCGTGGCGCGAGCAGGGCGATCGCGGCGTCGTCGAACTCCCGACCGGGGCCGGCAAGACCGTCCTCGCGGTCGACGCCATCGCCGCGCTCGGCGTCCCGACGCTTGTCGTCGTGCCGACGATCGATCTGCTCGACCAGTGGCGCCGCGAGCTGGAGACGGAGTTCGACGTGGCTGTCGGCCAGTTCGGCGGCGGCGAGCAGACCGGGGGGCCGATCACGGTCTCGACGTACGACTCGGCGTATCTGCGCGCCGAGGACGTCGGCGGCGACTTCGGGTTCGTGGTGTTCGACGAGGTCCACCACCTCGGCGGGGAGGGGTACCGCGACGCCGCCCGCCTGGTCGCGGCGCCCGCGCGATTGGGGCTGACGGCGACCTTCGAGCGCCCCGACGGCGCCCACGAGGTCGTCGCAGAGTTGGTGGGGCCGAAGGTGTACTCGGCGGACGTCGACGACCTCGCGGGCGAGCACCTCGCCGACTACGAGATCCGGCGGGTCGAGGTCGCGCTCGATCCCGAGGAGCGGGCGGCCTACGAGGAGGCACAGGGCACGTTCGTCGACTACCTGAAGCGGTCGAACCTCTCGCTGCGGAGCGGTTCCGACTACCGGAAGCTGGTGATGCGGTCGGGCACCGATCCCGAAGCGCGGGAGGCGCTGTTAGCGAAGCAGCGCGCGCGGCGGATCATGATGAACGCCGACGCGAAAGTCGAGCGGTTGGGGCGCCTGCTCGACCGTCACCGCGAGGACCGCGTGATCGTGTTCACCGCCCACACCGACCTCGTCTACCGGCTCTCCGAGCGGTACCTCCTGCCGGCGATCACGAGCGAGACGGGAGCCGCCGAACGGCGGGAGATCCTGGAACGCTTCCGCGAGGGCACCTACTCGCGGGTCGTGACCGCGAACGTCCTCGACGAGGGCGTCGACGTCCCCGACGCAAACGTCGCGGTCGTCCTCGCGGGGTCGGGGTCGGAACGGGAGTTCACCCAGCGGCTGGGCCGTATCCTCCGGCCGAAAGCCGACGGCGGCCGGGCGCTGCTCTACGAGGTCGTGAGCGAAGAGACCGCCGAGGAGCGCGTCGCGGACAGGCGGCGGTGA
- a CDS encoding RsmB/NOP family class I SAM-dependent RNA methyltransferase: MQPPQRYASLVDDPDAFQAACERPLPSVVRVNTLKTTAERARDALDAQGVGYEATDWHPGVLKLHERGPGTSWPYFHGWLHGQEEVSTLPALALDPQPGEAVWDACAAPGSKATQLAALMDDEGVVIGNDNNLGRLSALRHNAERLGVTNLAVTNQDARNFSLKPFGDRTREEKRIEQFDRALVDAPCSCEGTIRKNPDAFEEWSLGHVEGVAGVQKGILRRAVDATRPGGTVVYATCTFAPEENEAVLDHVLGGGDCELRAWEPPAGFGTDPGVTEWQGDTYDPSVELAHRVYPHRNDTGGFFCAKLEVTV, from the coding sequence ATGCAGCCACCCCAGCGGTACGCGTCGCTGGTCGACGACCCCGACGCGTTCCAGGCGGCCTGTGAACGGCCGCTCCCGTCGGTCGTCCGCGTCAACACCCTGAAGACGACGGCCGAGCGCGCACGCGACGCGCTCGACGCCCAGGGCGTCGGCTACGAGGCGACCGACTGGCACCCGGGCGTGCTGAAACTCCACGAACGCGGCCCCGGCACCTCCTGGCCGTACTTCCACGGGTGGCTCCACGGCCAGGAGGAGGTCTCGACGCTGCCCGCGCTGGCGCTCGATCCACAACCCGGGGAAGCCGTCTGGGACGCCTGCGCCGCGCCGGGGAGCAAGGCCACCCAGCTCGCGGCGTTGATGGACGACGAGGGGGTCGTGATCGGCAACGACAACAACCTCGGGCGGCTGTCGGCGCTGCGGCACAACGCCGAACGGCTCGGGGTCACCAACCTCGCGGTCACCAACCAGGACGCCCGGAACTTCTCGCTGAAACCGTTCGGGGACCGGACCCGGGAGGAAAAGCGGATCGAGCAGTTCGACCGCGCGCTGGTCGACGCGCCGTGTTCGTGTGAGGGGACGATCCGGAAGAACCCCGACGCCTTCGAGGAGTGGTCGCTGGGCCACGTCGAGGGCGTCGCGGGCGTCCAGAAGGGAATCCTACGCCGCGCGGTCGACGCCACCCGGCCCGGCGGGACGGTGGTTTACGCCACGTGTACGTTCGCGCCCGAGGAGAACGAGGCCGTCCTGGATCACGTCCTCGGCGGCGGCGACTGCGAACTCCGGGCGTGGGAGCCGCCCGCGGGCTTCGGGACTGACCCCGGCGTCACCGAGTGGCAGGGCGACACGTACGACCCGTCGGTCGAACTCGCCCACCGCGTCTACCCGCACCGCAACGACACCGGCGGGTTCTTCTGCGCCAAACTGGAGGTGACGGTGTGA